One segment of Candidatus Wallbacteria bacterium DNA contains the following:
- a CDS encoding SLBB domain-containing protein, which yields MEELSKIREAGIVGAGGAGFPTYFKLNSRVETVIGNGAECEPLLKSDQFLMKKYPGEILKGLSLIRKITGAQSAILALKEKYESFETLSRLASSADCLKVFGLGNFYPAGDEQALTYEVTGRIVPEGGLPLQVGVVVDNVATIYQVFQAVSSDLPVTERVVTITGEVKNPVVGFYPIGTSVREALESAGGTIGDKFVLLDGGPMMGKMISQDSVIEKTTSGILVLPENHPISLNRALNIQRELKRDFAVCCNCTDCTRTCPRYQLGHALEPHRIMQSIVHNSPARIPAAFLCCECGACEFGCPMGLSPRNINQYLKSELKKQKVANPHQEKPDAVRSQREWMKIPPSRLLKRFRLEKYYQLPISSQDTAFKPSNVKINLAKHIGEPAVPLVRVGQKVKAGEKIAAPRAEAKLSSNCHASISGSVMEVTSNYIRIGE from the coding sequence ATGGAAGAACTCTCGAAAATCAGGGAAGCAGGAATCGTGGGAGCCGGCGGAGCCGGATTCCCTACATATTTCAAGCTGAACTCCCGGGTGGAAACAGTGATCGGAAACGGTGCTGAGTGTGAACCCCTGCTCAAGTCAGATCAGTTTTTGATGAAAAAATATCCAGGGGAAATTCTGAAAGGACTCTCATTGATCCGTAAAATAACCGGAGCCCAGTCGGCAATCCTGGCCCTCAAAGAAAAGTACGAGTCATTTGAGACTTTATCCAGGCTGGCTTCCTCAGCCGACTGCCTGAAAGTTTTCGGGCTGGGTAATTTCTATCCTGCTGGAGACGAACAGGCTCTGACTTATGAAGTAACCGGCAGAATCGTACCTGAGGGTGGGCTTCCGCTTCAGGTCGGGGTTGTGGTCGATAATGTAGCCACCATCTATCAGGTTTTCCAGGCTGTCAGCTCTGACCTTCCGGTCACGGAAAGAGTAGTGACAATCACAGGTGAGGTGAAGAATCCGGTAGTGGGTTTTTATCCAATCGGTACATCAGTCAGAGAAGCTCTGGAATCAGCCGGAGGAACCATAGGTGACAAGTTTGTGCTGCTCGATGGTGGTCCGATGATGGGCAAAATGATCAGCCAGGACTCAGTGATCGAAAAAACCACCAGCGGAATCCTGGTACTTCCGGAAAACCATCCAATCTCGCTGAATCGTGCCTTGAATATTCAGCGTGAATTGAAACGCGATTTTGCAGTCTGCTGCAACTGCACGGACTGTACCCGCACCTGTCCCAGATATCAGCTCGGTCATGCTCTGGAACCACACCGGATCATGCAGAGCATAGTTCACAACAGTCCAGCCAGAATTCCTGCTGCTTTCCTCTGCTGTGAATGCGGAGCCTGTGAATTCGGCTGCCCGATGGGACTTTCTCCTCGAAATATCAATCAGTATCTCAAATCAGAGCTCAAAAAGCAGAAGGTCGCCAACCCTCACCAGGAAAAACCTGATGCAGTACGCTCTCAGCGCGAATGGATGAAAATTCCTCCCTCCAGACTTTTGAAACGCTTCAGGCTGGAAAAATATTATCAGCTGCCGATTTCTTCGCAGGATACTGCTTTCAAACCTTCAAACGTGAAAATCAATTTAGCGAAGCATATAGGAGAACCAGCAGTTCCTCTTGTCAGGGTCGGCCAGAAAGTCAAAGCCGGTGAAAAAATCGCTGCGCCCAGAGCGGAAGCTAAATTATCAAGCAACTGCCATGCTTCGATTTCAGGTTCAGTGATGGAAGTAACTTCAAATTATATCAGGATCGGGGAGTAG
- a CDS encoding aldehyde dehydrogenase EutE: MSLDEKELKKIVEQVVYRLKKREEPAVSQAQETSTAPRPGGKGVFPTVDEAFEAAAIAFRQLSQTTLKKRDEIISAYRSFCRKEVEFLARTAVEETGFGKVADKIKKNMLAIERTPGLEDLTPLIFRGDHGLTLEECAPFGVIASITPSTNPAATVINNSISMVSAGNTVVFNNHPAARRSSLRAVELMNEASLSVGGPLNIVTAIENPSMETSRAVMNHKKARLLVVTGGEAVVHEAFKSGKKVMAAGPGNPPVVVDETADLEKAGRDIVNGASFDNNVLCIAEKEIIAVDQIADRLKEVMRVNGAYELKKDEIEKLEKVIMNPQGGPNRKFIGRDAAVILREIGINVGSQIRLILCETPASHPFVLTELLMPVLPLVRVANISQAIDLACEVELGNLHTAIMHSKNIQNLHDLARQINTTIFVKNGSSYNGLGFDGEGPTTLTICTPTGEGVTTAKTFTRKRRCVLVDYFKII; this comes from the coding sequence ATGTCCCTTGACGAAAAAGAATTAAAAAAAATCGTCGAACAGGTGGTTTATCGCCTGAAAAAACGTGAAGAACCTGCTGTCTCACAGGCTCAGGAAACATCAACAGCACCACGGCCGGGCGGAAAAGGGGTGTTCCCGACTGTCGATGAAGCCTTCGAGGCAGCTGCAATCGCTTTCAGGCAGCTCAGCCAGACCACCTTAAAAAAACGGGATGAGATCATTTCCGCCTATCGTTCCTTCTGCCGGAAGGAAGTGGAGTTTCTTGCCAGGACTGCGGTTGAGGAAACCGGCTTTGGCAAGGTCGCCGATAAGATCAAGAAAAACATGCTGGCGATCGAGCGGACTCCCGGCCTGGAAGACCTCACACCCCTGATTTTCAGAGGCGATCATGGTTTGACCCTGGAAGAATGCGCTCCCTTCGGAGTGATTGCTTCCATTACTCCTTCAACTAATCCTGCCGCCACAGTTATCAACAACAGTATCAGCATGGTTTCTGCTGGCAATACCGTCGTCTTCAACAATCACCCGGCTGCCCGACGTTCATCACTGCGCGCTGTGGAACTTATGAACGAAGCTTCCCTGAGCGTTGGCGGCCCGCTGAACATAGTCACAGCCATCGAAAACCCGTCCATGGAAACTTCAAGAGCAGTGATGAATCATAAAAAAGCCAGGCTCCTGGTTGTCACCGGAGGCGAAGCAGTCGTCCACGAAGCTTTCAAGAGCGGCAAGAAGGTGATGGCAGCCGGACCAGGAAATCCTCCTGTAGTTGTAGATGAAACCGCAGATCTGGAAAAAGCAGGGCGCGACATTGTGAACGGTGCATCTTTTGACAACAATGTACTCTGCATCGCAGAAAAAGAGATCATCGCAGTGGACCAGATCGCAGACAGACTGAAAGAAGTAATGCGCGTCAACGGCGCTTATGAACTTAAAAAAGACGAGATCGAAAAACTGGAAAAAGTGATTATGAATCCGCAGGGAGGCCCCAACCGGAAATTCATCGGCAGGGATGCAGCGGTAATTCTCCGGGAAATCGGCATCAATGTAGGTTCACAGATCCGGCTGATACTCTGCGAAACTCCCGCCTCACATCCGTTCGTGCTCACCGAGCTTCTGATGCCGGTGCTCCCGCTCGTCAGGGTCGCAAACATCTCTCAAGCCATCGATCTGGCCTGCGAAGTGGAATTAGGCAATCTGCACACCGCGATCATGCACTCCAAAAATATTCAGAATCTCCATGATCTGGCCAGGCAGATTAACACGACTATTTTCGTTAAAAACGGTTCATCATACAATGGACTTGGCTTTGACGGGGAAGGTCCGACCACGCTCACTATCTGCACACCGACTGGAGAAGGTGTCACTACCGCCAAAACTTTTACCCGCAAACGCCGTTGTGTTCTGGTGGACTACTTCAAGATTATTTGA
- a CDS encoding EutN/CcmL family microcompartment protein has translation MLLGKICGTVVATRKDVNLVGFKFLVVEELTIELKPTGKFHIAVDTVGAGAAETVLLVSGSSARQTVKTDKKPVDCIVVGIVDTINLQT, from the coding sequence ATGCTTCTTGGAAAAATCTGTGGCACTGTTGTCGCCACCAGGAAAGATGTTAACCTTGTCGGTTTCAAATTCCTGGTCGTCGAGGAATTGACGATCGAACTGAAACCCACTGGAAAATTCCATATAGCAGTGGATACGGTAGGGGCGGGTGCAGCTGAGACAGTGCTGCTTGTAAGCGGCTCCTCAGCCAGACAGACCGTCAAGACCGATAAAAAACCGGTGGACTGCATCGTAGTCGGCATAGTGGATACCATCAACCTGCAAACATAG
- the eutM gene encoding ethanolamine utilization microcompartment protein EutM — translation MKDALGMIETKGLVAMIEAADAMVKAANVRLVSWEKIGSGYVTAMVRGDVAAVKAATDAGAAAAQKVGELVSVHVIPRPHDSLEDVLPIGKGEK, via the coding sequence ATGAAAGACGCTTTGGGAATGATCGAAACCAAAGGGCTTGTCGCCATGATTGAAGCCGCAGACGCCATGGTAAAAGCCGCCAATGTGAGACTGGTGAGCTGGGAAAAGATCGGTTCCGGCTATGTTACTGCCATGGTGCGGGGCGATGTCGCTGCAGTGAAAGCCGCGACCGACGCCGGCGCAGCAGCCGCCCAGAAAGTCGGAGAACTGGTGTCTGTCCATGTGATCCCGAGACCGCACGACAGTCTCGAAGATGTGCTGCCGATCGGTAAAGGCGAAAAGTAA
- a CDS encoding phosphate propanoyltransferase: MNNEELVQKVTAEILKNYSLGGNEAADKSKLLPIAVSNRHLHVSEADFKILFGDKALLTKQKDLSQPGQYAANEVVTLIGCKGIFQKVRILGPYRVQTQVEVSRTDSYVLGINPPVRDSGDLAGSEKLVIVGPAGAVTLKEGVIIACRHIHFTVRDAMRLGVTDKQKVRVRTFGGRALIFGEVLCRVSDKFALEMHVDTDEGNSALIKGGELVEIVN, encoded by the coding sequence ATGAACAATGAAGAACTCGTTCAGAAAGTGACTGCCGAAATCCTTAAAAACTATTCGTTAGGCGGAAATGAAGCTGCGGATAAAAGCAAACTGCTGCCGATCGCGGTTTCCAACCGTCACCTGCATGTTTCAGAAGCTGATTTCAAGATCCTGTTCGGCGACAAGGCACTGCTCACAAAGCAGAAGGACCTGTCGCAACCCGGACAATATGCTGCCAATGAAGTAGTAACTCTGATCGGTTGCAAGGGCATTTTCCAGAAAGTCCGGATTCTTGGTCCATATAGAGTGCAGACTCAAGTAGAAGTCTCCAGAACCGATAGTTATGTTCTAGGCATTAACCCTCCTGTCCGCGATTCAGGCGACCTTGCCGGATCGGAAAAGCTGGTGATTGTCGGACCTGCCGGAGCTGTGACCCTGAAAGAGGGAGTGATCATCGCCTGCAGACATATCCATTTTACGGTTCGGGATGCCATGCGGCTGGGAGTGACAGATAAACAGAAAGTAAGGGTGAGAACATTCGGAGGCAGAGCTCTGATATTCGGAGAAGTACTCTGCAGAGTATCTGATAAATTTGCCTTAGAGATGCATGTCGACACCGACGAGGGTAACTCCGCACTGATCAAAGGCGGTGAACTGGTTGAAATCGTTAATTAA
- a CDS encoding tetratricopeptide repeat protein, whose product MNKILLLLILLHFTIILPAMPSNLTNVLITSGIQAPELTITDKRPGKDLQSLTGLINGSFWTMRLSQQLSAGIDKESVEQVYVSSLDEIERESTVIAENIVSQLLLGNEASFRKFTDCFRDSENTVKNGMGVLATKLEEKISQNQQFVNSHPEIITKIKEIVVEVGNAHVDFGQNPKMTEMIDKYGVSAAGFQSGALTELLETGKRDEYDEKLPYFKKSFALYSELNFKDCPKSTVENTADFYAKALKSFSAASYKEAAGLFAEVQKLDPVYAAKVGCYSLIGDCYRELKQYSEAIDFYRQSIDRDGRKPYRMHAMASGVSIYIRLLPDSIENGLKAIEFLNAAIRRGTVQEDEAVWTPVQLQAGSYYNLSWKETDPAKKISYFLLGIELEVKFVDQYPANQFAHGALYDAAYGYCDDYLHKLLAYQNEAREQYYLKAVEVFTRMKDVYHSYALDRWTDIGTCYLKIGYMEYLDPAKSHTFVLQKKADYCLKAVAAFQNNLLSYYGGLEARQNIARSYSRAAECYEDQDNIQEVEHYYKESIASWTDAIGLSQGAGIALANLYIGDNYTKLVRDYSGINGSQDKQREYADKAVSALKQVIDNESYGMDMIAIGMGCSGDALRYLKDYDNAISWYDKVIDKYGSNSAANNYLAYSLLFKGDCLVEQGKYADGKAACQKFNDLGLARDTSDNAPHYELLLGKCEYGLQHYSEALSHLDKALNSDIYPDYEVFRAEAYLYRGKCNAEQGRYSEAQQDFAKVVGSYCNDRWWFYDIVVNSKDCLSEILKVKIDESTPQSEPRTFTASLTYPDDTPALIPTSSIREWKWEESGNVGDGHVFTWKDNTAKYKSGTGDFLDTILTAKCRIDARFGVLRGISSEIWLEGDNQAPVSLVNELGQRLARIPIYCPNSGIDKGESPYNNQIELSINFKTDFSIDVTDEIQMCFLDENGMDVRDIYLNETQKDSRDFVSEDSKFEVKLESPTPLDSKDVSYFKPGQNLMKFSLKLSDDTIMMQIPIWRAPTKNRKDLYFASNIFFERGTCGFEDQEQFIPTNSKFFVKIIDKSNSPSVFVKLKSSIDSVDKIECTRVRKNSFLSEPFYLVPQDFGNKKITISGKEYSVLKGNPALGGIDQKDIGVEYQFSDVISKSGSKTLFDRFFTQSKGNAYATRALSGAQYWQCFFALPKYILTYFKIKDLNYSVVGDASATLDEFKEDFIKNKFSIFYFLGHGIKTIYPNGKYEFSGICMYKNYNQVQGIGTGRPDTLEISDIPSGTKCPFVFLNACHTGVAEGKRDDYIKAFGANVYVGWTFNQVPSFAMRFGNSFFYFCKKQKGVSEAPSITQAAKEGIKDITGEEDLGKYHLYIGGPGDPSKIKLDQ is encoded by the coding sequence ATGAATAAAATATTGCTTCTGTTGATTTTGCTTCACTTTACCATAATCCTTCCAGCAATGCCCTCCAACCTAACCAATGTGTTGATAACCAGCGGAATTCAAGCTCCAGAATTAACAATTACCGATAAAAGACCAGGCAAGGATCTTCAGTCCTTGACCGGCTTGATCAACGGTTCCTTCTGGACAATGCGATTATCGCAACAGCTTAGTGCAGGAATAGATAAAGAATCCGTGGAACAGGTCTATGTTTCTTCCCTGGATGAGATTGAACGTGAATCAACAGTAATTGCTGAAAACATTGTCAGTCAACTGCTCTTAGGCAATGAAGCCTCATTCCGGAAATTTACCGATTGTTTCAGGGACTCCGAAAATACCGTCAAAAATGGGATGGGTGTCCTTGCCACAAAACTGGAAGAAAAAATATCTCAGAATCAGCAGTTTGTTAATTCTCATCCTGAAATCATAACCAAGATTAAAGAAATAGTTGTAGAAGTAGGCAATGCTCATGTCGATTTTGGACAGAATCCGAAAATGACTGAAATGATCGACAAATACGGCGTGTCTGCCGCAGGTTTTCAGTCTGGCGCTTTGACTGAACTGCTGGAAACAGGCAAGAGAGATGAATATGATGAAAAGCTCCCATATTTCAAAAAATCCTTTGCTCTTTATTCTGAGCTGAATTTTAAAGACTGTCCCAAAAGCACTGTTGAAAACACGGCAGATTTTTATGCAAAAGCCTTGAAATCATTTTCCGCAGCTTCATACAAAGAAGCTGCCGGCCTCTTCGCAGAAGTGCAGAAACTTGATCCTGTTTATGCCGCTAAAGTCGGCTGTTACAGCCTGATCGGTGATTGTTACCGTGAATTGAAGCAATACAGCGAAGCCATAGATTTTTACAGGCAAAGTATAGATAGAGACGGACGGAAGCCTTATCGAATGCATGCAATGGCTTCAGGCGTTTCTATTTACATTCGCCTGCTGCCTGACAGCATTGAAAACGGTCTCAAGGCAATTGAGTTTTTGAACGCAGCAATCAGGCGTGGCACTGTGCAGGAAGACGAGGCAGTCTGGACACCCGTTCAACTTCAGGCCGGATCTTATTATAATCTGAGCTGGAAAGAAACCGATCCAGCCAAAAAAATCAGTTATTTTCTGCTTGGAATAGAATTAGAAGTAAAATTCGTAGACCAGTATCCTGCCAATCAGTTTGCACATGGCGCCCTTTATGATGCAGCGTATGGCTACTGCGACGACTATCTGCATAAACTTCTTGCATATCAGAATGAGGCGCGCGAACAATATTACCTGAAAGCTGTTGAAGTTTTCACGAGAATGAAAGATGTCTACCATTCATACGCTTTGGACAGGTGGACGGATATTGGAACCTGCTATTTGAAAATAGGTTACATGGAATATCTCGATCCTGCCAAGTCTCATACTTTTGTGTTGCAGAAAAAGGCAGACTATTGCCTTAAAGCTGTCGCTGCATTCCAAAACAACCTGTTGAGTTATTATGGTGGCCTTGAGGCAAGGCAAAATATTGCCAGGAGCTATTCCCGTGCCGCTGAATGTTACGAAGACCAGGACAATATCCAGGAGGTAGAGCATTATTACAAGGAAAGCATTGCATCCTGGACAGACGCGATAGGCCTGAGCCAGGGCGCAGGGATTGCACTTGCCAATCTCTATATTGGTGACAATTACACGAAACTCGTCAGAGACTATAGCGGCATAAACGGAAGCCAGGATAAGCAGCGTGAATATGCAGACAAAGCCGTTTCTGCACTTAAGCAAGTTATTGATAATGAATCGTATGGTATGGATATGATTGCAATCGGCATGGGCTGCAGCGGAGATGCCTTGAGATACCTGAAGGACTATGACAATGCCATCAGCTGGTATGACAAGGTCATTGATAAATATGGAAGCAACAGCGCAGCGAATAATTATCTGGCTTACAGCCTGCTCTTCAAAGGTGATTGCTTAGTAGAACAGGGAAAATATGCAGACGGCAAAGCAGCCTGCCAGAAATTTAATGATCTCGGATTAGCCAGAGATACTTCCGACAATGCCCCACATTATGAGCTTCTCCTGGGTAAATGCGAATACGGTCTTCAGCACTATTCTGAAGCTTTGTCCCACCTTGATAAAGCACTGAACAGTGACATTTATCCGGACTATGAAGTGTTCCGAGCTGAAGCTTACCTGTATCGGGGCAAATGCAATGCAGAACAAGGCAGGTATTCCGAAGCACAGCAGGATTTCGCGAAAGTGGTCGGCTCTTATTGCAATGACAGATGGTGGTTCTATGACATTGTGGTCAATTCCAAAGACTGTCTGTCTGAAATCTTGAAAGTAAAAATTGATGAATCGACTCCACAAAGTGAACCAAGAACTTTTACTGCTTCCCTGACCTATCCTGACGACACACCAGCCTTGATCCCGACCAGTTCGATCAGGGAATGGAAATGGGAAGAAAGCGGGAATGTAGGTGACGGGCATGTTTTCACCTGGAAAGACAATACTGCAAAATACAAAAGTGGAACAGGCGATTTTCTGGATACAATACTCACGGCGAAATGCAGGATTGATGCAAGATTCGGTGTATTAAGAGGAATTTCCTCTGAAATATGGCTCGAAGGTGATAATCAAGCACCAGTGAGTTTGGTGAATGAACTTGGACAGAGACTTGCCCGAATTCCAATTTATTGTCCAAATAGTGGTATCGACAAGGGTGAATCTCCTTATAACAATCAGATTGAATTAAGCATTAACTTTAAAACGGATTTTTCCATTGATGTTACTGATGAGATTCAGATGTGTTTTCTTGATGAAAATGGGATGGATGTTCGTGATATCTATCTAAATGAAACTCAAAAAGATAGCAGAGATTTTGTTTCTGAAGATTCTAAATTTGAAGTTAAACTTGAATCGCCTACTCCATTGGACAGTAAAGATGTATCTTATTTCAAACCAGGACAGAATCTAATGAAATTTTCTCTAAAATTATCAGATGACACAATAATGATGCAGATTCCTATATGGAGAGCTCCTACAAAAAACCGTAAGGATTTATATTTTGCTTCAAATATTTTTTTTGAGAGAGGAACATGTGGCTTTGAAGATCAAGAACAATTCATTCCAACTAACTCCAAATTTTTCGTTAAAATTATCGACAAGAGTAATTCGCCATCCGTTTTTGTCAAATTAAAAAGCTCCATTGATTCGGTTGATAAAATTGAATGTACTAGAGTAAGAAAAAATAGTTTTCTTTCAGAACCTTTTTATTTAGTTCCACAAGATTTTGGCAACAAGAAAATTACAATTTCCGGTAAAGAATATAGCGTTTTGAAAGGTAATCCTGCTTTAGGTGGGATTGATCAAAAAGATATTGGTGTAGAGTATCAATTTTCAGATGTGATAAGCAAATCAGGAAGTAAAACATTATTCGATAGATTCTTTACGCAAAGCAAAGGCAATGCTTATGCTACCAGGGCTTTAAGTGGAGCACAATATTGGCAATGTTTCTTTGCATTACCTAAATACATATTAACCTATTTTAAGATCAAAGACTTGAATTATTCAGTTGTTGGAGATGCAAGTGCTACGCTTGATGAATTCAAAGAAGACTTTATAAAAAATAAGTTTTCTATTTTTTACTTTCTTGGTCATGGAATAAAAACAATTTATCCAAATGGTAAATACGAGTTCAGCGGAATCTGTATGTATAAAAATTATAATCAAGTTCAAGGAATAGGCACTGGAAGACCTGATACACTTGAGATATCAGATATTCCTTCTGGAACTAAATGCCCCTTCGTTTTCTTAAACGCCTGTCATACAGGTGTTGCTGAGGGAAAACGTGATGATTACATTAAAGCTTTTGGCGCTAATGTTTACGTGGGTTGGACTTTTAACCAAGTACCGAGTTTTGCTATGAGATTTGGGAACTCTTTTTTTTACTTTTGTAAAAAGCAAAAGGGCGTAAGTGAAGCTCCTTCTATAACTCAAGCAGCAAAAGAAGGGATTAAAGATATTACTGGAGAAGAAGATCTTGGAAAATATCACCTCTACATAGGTGGTCCTGGCGATCCTAGTAAGATAAAATTGGACCAGTAA
- the nusA gene encoding transcription termination factor NusA has product MVNLELIGALNDLQKEKGIDKNVVLAALEDALSSAYKKSFGKDREIVVKVNPESGEIQIFHARIVVADVDYTADINQIKFSEAIKINKKIKLGEEIREEMIPDKNDSRIAAQTAKQVIVQKIKEAEKEMIFNEYKSHENTIVVGVVRRFESRNVILAINDRVEVLLPLKEQLPRERFRISDKIKAYIINVEKSGKGPNIIVSRTCPEFLKRLFEMEIPEIMDSLVEIKSVSREPGIRSKVAVVSHKEKVDPVGACVGYRGSRIQGIISELKGEKIDIVKWNDDLDTYLSNALNPVKLVSMRIKSETDGVKHLEAIVPDSQLSLAIGKEGQNVKLISRLLKIKLDIINESEYKKFIEKNMFGNDTPAKTEEN; this is encoded by the coding sequence ATGGTAAACCTTGAACTGATTGGTGCTCTGAATGACCTTCAGAAAGAAAAAGGCATTGACAAGAATGTGGTTTTAGCTGCACTGGAGGATGCACTGTCCTCTGCTTACAAGAAAAGTTTCGGCAAAGACAGGGAAATAGTGGTCAAGGTGAATCCTGAATCAGGGGAAATCCAGATTTTCCATGCGAGGATCGTGGTAGCTGACGTGGATTATACTGCGGACATCAACCAGATCAAATTCAGCGAGGCGATAAAAATCAACAAGAAAATCAAGCTCGGTGAGGAAATCAGGGAAGAAATGATCCCAGATAAGAACGACTCCCGGATCGCTGCCCAGACTGCGAAGCAGGTGATAGTTCAAAAGATCAAGGAAGCCGAAAAGGAAATGATCTTCAATGAATACAAATCCCACGAGAATACCATAGTTGTAGGTGTAGTCCGCCGTTTTGAAAGCCGTAATGTGATCCTGGCCATCAATGACAGAGTGGAAGTGCTGCTGCCTCTCAAGGAACAATTGCCCAGGGAACGTTTCCGGATTTCCGACAAAATCAAGGCTTATATCATCAATGTGGAAAAATCCGGCAAGGGTCCCAACATCATCGTTTCCCGCACCTGTCCGGAATTCCTCAAGCGTCTCTTCGAAATGGAGATACCTGAAATAATGGATAGTCTAGTCGAAATCAAGAGTGTTTCCCGCGAACCAGGCATCCGTTCCAAAGTAGCGGTGGTTTCACACAAGGAAAAAGTGGATCCTGTCGGTGCCTGTGTTGGATATCGCGGTTCACGCATCCAGGGCATTATCAGCGAGCTGAAGGGAGAAAAAATCGACATAGTGAAATGGAACGATGATCTTGATACGTATCTTTCCAATGCTCTCAATCCCGTGAAACTCGTTTCCATGAGGATAAAAAGTGAAACCGATGGCGTCAAACATCTGGAAGCCATTGTGCCGGATTCCCAACTCTCCCTGGCGATCGGCAAAGAGGGGCAGAATGTGAAACTGATTTCCAGGCTGCTTAAAATCAAGCTGGATATAATCAATGAGAGCGAATACAAGAAATTCATCGAAAAGAACATGTTCGGGAATGATACTCCCGCTAAGACCGAAGAAAATTAA